A part of Cryptococcus gattii WM276 chromosome G, complete sequence genomic DNA contains:
- a CDS encoding 64 kDa mitochondrial NADH dehydrogenase, putative (Similar to TIGR gene model, INSD accession AAW44492.1), whose product MFRLRPVPGSVPHRLAAIRPTRSLPASTFRSLSNNAGGKIVTPTSSTLSQNFFAGHHRPSLKPHYQLNPVRTRTTFRIPSIPSEGFADKHPYVSVTIRLVLSSVLGLVFLTGAILVHDASTYSERHVDRVPCNPLSLKPRVGGKKNLPIIEVNLDDEEDETKRAMKGKPRLVVIGGGWGAVSLIQSLPAHAYNVTLISPQTYFAFTPLLPSACVGTVEPRSLVEPLRKLVARVRGHYLMGAAVDLDMTERLVEVEVPKEDGQGTMRCYVPYDKLVIAVGSTTNNHGVKGLEHCYQLKTVPDAQAIRRKVMDNLELASLPTTTPEERKKLLSFVVCGGGPTGVEFAAELADMMAEDVLKYYPKILSNEVQVTVIQSRDHILNTYSEKISQYAEKRFARNDVRVIINARVQEVKDDRVILSVKDSNNKDAKPEVKELEAGFVLWSTGIAMQPFTKRLVELLPNQYHSKAVEIDGFLRVQGAPQGSVYALGDASTVQTNLMKDLYNLWDKFDINKDGNIDYEEWQEMVKYIKKKHPLAHRSLTKMRAVFEEFDRDHDEKLSLDEVAELFAKLSKKVTSYPATAQVASQQGKYLGAKFGKLAKQQETLSKNGIVDLDDESYYHPFEYQHLGSLAYIGNSAVFDYEGWSLAGGLLAMYAWRSIYWSEQTSMRTRMLLMLDWVKRGIFGRDLSKF is encoded by the exons ATGTTCCGTCTCAGACCAGTCCCCGGCTCAGTTCCACATCGACTCGCAGCCATTCGGCCGACACGATCTTTGCCGGCCTCAACTTTTCGATCCCTGTCAAACAATGCCGGCGGCAAGATAGTGACACCGACTAGCTCTACTCTCTCCCAAAATTTCTTCGCTGGTCATCACAGACCATCTTTGAAGCCTCATTATCAGCTCAATCCCGTTCGAACTCGCACCACCTTCCGTATTCCCTCCATTCCTTCAGAGGGGTTTGCTGACAAACATCCCTATGTCTCTGTTACCATCAGGCTCGTTCTGTCTTCCGTCCTTGGTCTCGTTTTCCTTACTGGCGCAATTCTGGTTCATGATGCGTCTACCTACTCAGAGAGACATGTCGATCGTGTGCCTTGTAACCCTCTGAGTCTGAAACCTCGGGTCggtggaaagaagaatCTGCCGATTATCGAGGTGAAtttggatgatgaggaagatgagacTAAGAGGGCTATGAAAGGGAAGCCAAGGCTGGTCGTCATTGGCGGAGGCTGGGGC GCTGTCTCACTCATCCAATCTCTCCCCGCACACGCCTACAATGTCACACTTATTTCTCCTCAGACGTACTTCGCCTTCACTCCTCTCTTACCTTCTGCCTGCGTTGGTACTGTTGAGCCACGTTCATTAGTGGAGCCTCTTAGGAAGCTTGTCGCACGTGTCAGAGGTCATTACTTGATGGGAGCCGCTGTCGATCTCGACATGACCGAGAGGCTTGTAGAAGTTGAAGTTCCCAAGGAAGATGGGCAGGGGACAATGAGGTGCTATGTTCCTT ACGATAAGTTGGTCATCGCAGTCGGCTCCACAACGAATAACCACGGTGTTAAGGGTTTGGAACACTGCTACCAACTTAAAACAGTCCCAGATGCTCAGGCTATCCGTCGAAAGGTCATGG ACAACCTGGAGCTGGCGTCCTTGCCCACAACCACACCTgaggagaggaaaaagTTGTTGTCATTCGTCGTCTGCGGTGGTGGCCCTACCGGTGTCGAATTTGCTGCTGAGCTGGCTGATATGATGGCTGAGGATGTTCTCAAATAC TATCCCAAGATCCTGTCCAATGAAGTTCAGGTGACGGTTATCCAAAGTCGTGACCACATTCTTAACACCTACTCTGAGAAAATATCTCAATACGCGGAGAAGAGGTTTGCCAGAAATGATGTCAGGGTCATCATCAACGCTCG AGTTCAAGAAGTCAAGGACGATCGAGTTATCCTTTCCGTGAAAGACTCCAACAATAAAGACGCCAAGCCCGAGGTCAAGGAGCTTGAGGCTGGTTTCGTTCTCTGGAGCACTGGTATTG CTATGCAGCCATTCACTAAACGTCTTGTTGAGCTTCTCCCCAACCAGTACCACTCTAAAGCCGTTGAGATCGATGGTTTCCTCCGTGTACAGGGCGCCCCTCAAGGCTCTGTTTATGCTCTCGGTGACGCCTCTACTGTTCAAACTAACCTTATGAAAGACTTGTACAACCTGTGGGATAAATTTGACATCAACAAGGACGGTAACAT TGATTACGAGGAGTGGCAAGAGATGGTCAAGTATATCAAGAAAAAGCATCCCCTCGCTCACCGATCTCTTACCAAGAT GCGCGCTGTCTTTGAGGAGTTTGACAGGGACCATGACGAAAAGCTCAGTTTAGACGAGGTTGCCGAGTTGTTCGCGAAGCTGTCGAAGAAGGTCACCAGTTACCCGGCG ACCGCCCAAGTTGCGAGTCAACAGGGAAAGTATTTGGGTGCGAAGTTTGGCAAGCTCGCCAAACAGCAAGAGACCCTTAGCAAGAACGGTATTGTCGACCTCGATGATGAATCTTACTACCATCCTTTCGAATACCAGCACCTCGGTAGCTTGGCTTACATTGGGAACTC TGCCGTCTTTGATTATGAAGGCTGGTCCTTGGCGGGTGGCTTACTCGCCATGTACGCTTGGCGATC TATCTACTGGTCTGAGCAAACTTCCATGAGGACTAGGATGCTTTTGATGTTGGATTGGGTCAAGCGAGGTATCTTTGGGCGTGACTTGTCCAAG TTTTAA
- a CDS encoding Hypothetical protein (Similar to TIGR gene model, INSD accession AAW44069.1; CNF03130) has protein sequence MERKQRAVLMAVELHIFKVDPTMTKTGRRKKAKRSCFTEEVNLVNAAIDVCLQDSSVSSMLSREELCKRAKDYLEDIAKMKKRPKAERDANRLLKMIRARVNPLNAWIKTNFESTSLAYCRERELIWTAFDQGILKSLLVDHMEASVHGLSTSRNPLNWQNDEELTANSNQYDELQVLCDLYEQERIDEPVGISENL, from the exons ATGGAACGAAAGCAACGGGCCGTGCTAATGGCCGTCGAACTCCACATCTTCAAAGTGGACCCAACGATGACCAAGACAGGCCGAAGGAAGAAAGCAAAGCGCAGTTGCTTTACAGAGGAGGTG AACTTAGTCAACGCTGCTATAGACGTCTGTCTACAAGACTCTTCAGTGAGTAGCATGCTCAGCCGAGAGGAACTCTGTAAAAGAGCCAAGGACTACCTGGAGGACATTGCgaaaatgaagaaaaggcCGAAGGCGGAAAGGGACGCCAATCGGCTCCTGAAGATGATCCGTGCCAGGGTAAACCCC TTAAACGCATGGATCAAAACCAACTTTGAAAGCACCTCCCTCGCCTATTGCAGGGAGAGGGAACTCATCTGGACTGCCTTCGACCAAGGGATCCTAAAGTCCCTCTTGGTCGACCACATGGAGGCGTCCGTACATGGCTTGTCAACAAGTCGCAACCCACTCAACTGGCAAAACGATGAGGAATTGACGGCTAATTCCAATCAGTATGATGAATTACAAGTTCTATGTGACCTCTACGAGCAGGAAAGGATAGACGAGCCCGTTGGAATTAGCGAGAACCTGTGA